A DNA window from Kitasatospora atroaurantiaca contains the following coding sequences:
- a CDS encoding YnfA family protein: MTVLRSVLLFLLAAVLEIGGAWLVWQGTRESRGWAWIGAGVVALGAYGFVATLQADSHFGRILAAYGGVFVAGSLAWGMALDGYRPDRYDVIGALICLAGVGVIMYAPRR; this comes from the coding sequence ATGACCGTCCTGCGTTCCGTCCTGCTCTTCCTGCTCGCCGCCGTCCTCGAGATCGGCGGTGCCTGGCTGGTCTGGCAGGGGACGAGGGAGAGCCGGGGCTGGGCCTGGATCGGCGCGGGGGTGGTCGCTCTCGGCGCGTACGGCTTCGTGGCGACGCTCCAGGCGGACTCGCACTTCGGGCGCATCCTCGCCGCGTACGGCGGTGTGTTCGTGGCCGGCTCGCTCGCCTGGGGCATGGCCCTGGACGGTTACCGGCCGGACCGCTACGACGTCATCGGCGCGCTGATCTGCCTGGCCGGCGTCGGCGTCATCATGTACGCCCCCCGGCGATAA
- a CDS encoding peroxiredoxin, translated as MPKPPEVGTQAPDFTLPGLLLTDDSADRREYRLADVKGDGPLVLVFYPGDDTAVCTKQLCSYTSDLDRFKDLGATVWGISPQDLDSHERFARKHRLAFPLLADTDRSVAKAYGIAVPGLGLRRSVFILDGDGTVRWKHVALAGLTFQHSDTLAEQLAALKS; from the coding sequence ATGCCCAAGCCCCCCGAGGTCGGCACCCAGGCCCCCGACTTCACCCTGCCCGGTCTGCTGCTCACCGACGACTCCGCCGACCGGCGCGAGTACCGGCTCGCCGACGTCAAGGGAGACGGCCCGCTGGTGCTTGTCTTCTACCCCGGCGACGACACCGCCGTGTGCACCAAGCAGCTCTGCTCGTACACCTCGGACCTCGACCGGTTCAAGGACCTGGGCGCGACGGTCTGGGGCATCAGCCCGCAGGACCTCGACAGCCACGAGCGCTTCGCCCGTAAGCACCGCCTGGCCTTCCCCCTGCTCGCCGACACGGACCGCTCGGTCGCCAAGGCGTACGGGATCGCGGTGCCGGGCCTCGGGCTCCGCAGGTCGGTGTTCATCCTGGACGGCGACGGCACGGTCCGCTGGAAGCACGTGGCGCTCGCGGGCCTGACCTTCCAGCACAGCGACACCCTGGCCGAACAGCTGGCCGCGCTCAAGAGCTGA
- a CDS encoding purple acid phosphatase family protein: MDIPRMGVPEKLADRMSMAEQHEYLRSKFSRRKALRSGAITVGALAVGGVLGTGTASAAPATPAPATKSATDGIDGSLVAPIGRHLAFGAEPDTQFRISWQVPAPVKKPFLRFGKHPWALSHKIEAEVRALHTPALTPTGTPVDQYYLHVSLDDLHPDTTYYYGVGHEGFDPASQQAISTLSTFRTAPARDWRWGRPYEPFTFTAFGDQGVSAHAAGNDHVILAQKPSFHLHAGDICYADPWGQGQDADKAAYNATTWDAFLAQTETVSSKIPWMVSYGNHDMEAWYSHNGYGGDSARFFLPDNGPDPRTAPGVYSFKYGNVGVISLDANDVSYEIPANLGITAGKQTTWLDRKLRELREDDTVDFIVVFFHHCAFSTTKAHASEGGVREAWVPLFEKYRVDLVINGHNHVYERTDAILGNKVSKAVPSGETIEPAKDGIVYVTAGAAGRSLYSFDAPDTYEGHEHRVESIDTYHFGKGQVKVTETVEWSRVRYTGYSFIKVDVTPAYPGRKSSMKVTALAEDGTQIDHYTILRKAGECWDGDEDDNDGWDWGWGRR, translated from the coding sequence ATGGATATCCCACGCATGGGCGTGCCCGAGAAGCTCGCCGACCGTATGAGCATGGCCGAGCAGCACGAGTACCTGCGCAGCAAGTTCTCCCGCCGCAAGGCGCTGCGCTCCGGCGCGATCACCGTGGGCGCGCTGGCCGTCGGCGGCGTGCTCGGGACGGGCACCGCCTCGGCCGCTCCGGCCACCCCGGCTCCGGCCACCAAGTCGGCCACCGACGGCATCGACGGCTCGCTGGTCGCCCCGATCGGCCGTCACCTGGCGTTCGGCGCCGAGCCGGACACCCAGTTCCGGATCTCCTGGCAGGTGCCGGCCCCGGTCAAGAAGCCCTTCCTGCGCTTCGGCAAGCACCCGTGGGCCCTCAGCCACAAGATCGAGGCGGAGGTGCGCGCCCTGCACACCCCCGCACTCACGCCGACCGGCACCCCGGTCGACCAGTACTACCTGCACGTCTCGCTGGACGACCTGCACCCCGACACCACGTACTACTACGGTGTCGGCCACGAGGGCTTCGACCCGGCCTCGCAGCAGGCGATCTCCACCCTCAGCACCTTCCGCACCGCGCCCGCGCGCGACTGGCGCTGGGGCCGCCCGTACGAGCCGTTCACCTTCACCGCCTTCGGTGACCAGGGCGTCAGCGCGCACGCGGCCGGCAACGACCACGTGATCCTGGCCCAGAAGCCGTCCTTCCACCTGCACGCCGGCGACATCTGCTACGCCGATCCGTGGGGCCAGGGCCAGGACGCCGACAAGGCCGCGTACAACGCCACCACCTGGGACGCCTTCCTGGCGCAGACCGAGACGGTCTCCTCGAAGATCCCGTGGATGGTCTCCTACGGCAACCACGACATGGAGGCCTGGTACTCGCACAACGGGTACGGCGGCGACTCCGCCCGCTTCTTCCTCCCGGACAACGGCCCGGACCCGCGCACCGCCCCCGGCGTCTACTCCTTCAAGTACGGCAACGTCGGCGTCATCTCCCTGGACGCCAACGACGTCTCGTACGAGATCCCCGCCAACCTGGGCATCACGGCGGGCAAGCAGACCACCTGGCTGGACCGGAAGCTCCGCGAGCTGCGCGAGGACGACACCGTCGACTTCATCGTGGTGTTCTTCCACCACTGCGCCTTCTCGACCACCAAGGCCCACGCCTCCGAGGGCGGCGTCCGCGAGGCCTGGGTGCCGCTGTTCGAGAAGTACCGCGTCGACCTGGTGATCAACGGTCACAACCACGTCTACGAGCGCACCGACGCGATCCTCGGCAACAAGGTCTCCAAGGCCGTGCCGAGCGGCGAGACCATCGAGCCGGCCAAGGACGGCATCGTGTACGTGACGGCGGGCGCGGCCGGCCGCAGCCTGTACAGCTTCGACGCCCCCGACACCTACGAGGGCCACGAGCACCGGGTCGAGTCCATCGACACGTACCACTTCGGCAAGGGCCAGGTGAAGGTCACCGAGACCGTCGAGTGGTCCCGGGTCCGCTACACCGGCTACTCCTTCATCAAGGTGGACGTGACCCCGGCGTACCCGGGCCGCAAGTCCTCGATGAAGGTCACCGCGCTGGCCGAGGACGGCACGCAGATCGACCACTACACGATCCTGCGCAAGGCCGGCGAGTGCTGGGACGGCGACGAGGACGACAACGACGGCTGGGACTGGGGCTGGGGCCGCCGCTGA
- a CDS encoding glycosyl hydrolase family 95 catalytic domain-containing protein gives MPPAATPTHGIHDTAPATRWEDAYLGGNGRHGALVHGRTEDEAVVITHHDLVFPGAGPAVEPPHLAPELAATQDELLAGDQDAAVRRFGGDWEPRHVQPFHPGFAVRLRRAAAGPAEEYRRSLDFRTGVATAAWREGDGEWRTECFVSRADDVVVHLLTAPAEAVAEVEISLDGRLPGAPESLRAAVRSVYRPAEVAGPAELPRDTALLRLRARYPDSEYGYRGATRIIAPGGTVRCDGPRVYVSGARQVLLLTRTARGTVGGPASELNRLDTGMYALPDDYPTLLERHLALHREAYDRVTLDLGADPADRELPVAELLARQAADPAALQLALLEALFAGGRYHLLSASGHRPPRLCGLWAGDWDTAWGGAFTTNANLNLQIASAAAGALPEASLALAELALGQLEDWRTNARRLFGTRGVVAPAHTDGTNGLQYHFNHSWAHHLWTAGADWLLQPLVEYAETSGDTAFLRERLLPALIEVAQFYEDFLTRTGPDGRLVVVPSYSPENHPGDLASGRRLPAAASVNATMDIAAARHALTTAAALVDRTRAERWRNLAQRLPDYLVNPDGALAEWAWPGYRDSYDHRHVSHLYPVWPLDEITPEDTPELAEAARTALLLRGDENHSGHGHLHRALAAARLDDAGLLGRQLAQLLLRDFYFRSLMSSHYPDRNVYNADVAHGLPAVLIEMLVRSRPASGNRPARITVLPALPAALARGSLRGVRTRSGAVVEELSWDAGQVAVVLRSATDQRVELRIAPLHKREGELLELTAGQARRLVVGL, from the coding sequence ATGCCTCCGGCTGCCACCCCCACCCATGGCATCCACGACACCGCCCCCGCCACCCGCTGGGAGGACGCCTACCTCGGCGGCAACGGCCGCCACGGCGCCCTGGTGCACGGCCGAACGGAGGACGAGGCGGTGGTGATCACCCACCACGACCTGGTGTTCCCGGGCGCCGGCCCCGCCGTGGAGCCTCCGCACCTGGCCCCCGAACTCGCAGCGACCCAGGACGAGTTGCTGGCCGGGGACCAGGACGCCGCGGTCCGCCGCTTCGGGGGTGACTGGGAGCCGCGGCACGTCCAGCCCTTCCACCCCGGCTTCGCCGTCCGGCTGCGGCGAGCGGCGGCCGGGCCGGCCGAGGAGTACCGGCGCAGCCTCGACTTCCGTACCGGCGTCGCCACCGCCGCCTGGCGCGAAGGGGACGGGGAGTGGCGCACCGAGTGTTTCGTCTCCCGGGCCGACGACGTGGTCGTCCACCTGCTGACCGCTCCGGCGGAGGCCGTGGCCGAGGTCGAGATCAGCCTCGACGGGCGGCTGCCCGGCGCGCCGGAGAGCCTGCGGGCAGCCGTACGCTCCGTCTACCGCCCGGCCGAGGTCGCGGGCCCCGCCGAGCTGCCGCGTGACACCGCCCTGCTGCGGCTGCGGGCCCGCTACCCCGACAGCGAGTACGGCTACCGGGGCGCCACCCGGATCATCGCGCCGGGTGGGACGGTCCGCTGCGACGGCCCCCGGGTGTACGTCAGCGGCGCCCGCCAGGTGCTGCTGCTGACCCGGACGGCGCGCGGCACGGTAGGCGGCCCGGCCTCCGAGCTGAACCGGCTCGACACCGGTATGTACGCCCTGCCCGACGACTACCCGACGCTGCTGGAGCGCCATCTCGCCCTGCACCGCGAGGCGTACGACCGCGTGACCCTGGACCTCGGCGCCGACCCGGCCGACCGCGAGCTGCCGGTGGCCGAGCTGCTCGCCCGCCAGGCGGCCGACCCCGCCGCCCTGCAACTCGCGCTGCTGGAAGCGCTGTTCGCCGGCGGCCGCTACCACCTGCTGTCCGCCTCCGGGCACCGTCCGCCCCGGCTCTGCGGCCTGTGGGCGGGTGACTGGGACACCGCCTGGGGCGGCGCGTTCACCACCAACGCCAACCTCAACCTGCAGATCGCCTCGGCCGCCGCCGGTGCCCTGCCCGAGGCCTCGCTCGCGCTGGCCGAGCTGGCGCTCGGTCAGCTGGAGGACTGGCGGACCAACGCCCGACGGCTCTTCGGCACCCGGGGGGTCGTCGCCCCCGCCCACACCGACGGCACCAACGGCCTCCAGTACCACTTCAACCACAGCTGGGCCCACCACCTCTGGACGGCCGGTGCGGACTGGCTGCTGCAGCCGCTCGTCGAGTACGCCGAGACCTCCGGCGACACCGCCTTCCTGCGGGAGCGGCTGCTCCCGGCACTGATCGAAGTGGCGCAGTTCTACGAGGACTTCCTCACCCGGACCGGGCCGGACGGGCGGCTGGTCGTCGTCCCCTCCTACTCGCCGGAGAACCACCCGGGCGACCTGGCGAGCGGCCGAAGGCTGCCCGCCGCGGCCTCGGTGAACGCGACCATGGACATCGCCGCCGCCCGGCACGCCCTGACCACGGCCGCCGCTCTGGTGGACAGGACGCGCGCCGAGCGCTGGCGCAACCTCGCCCAGCGCCTCCCCGACTACCTGGTCAACCCGGACGGCGCACTCGCCGAGTGGGCCTGGCCCGGCTACCGCGACTCCTACGACCACCGGCACGTCAGCCACCTCTACCCCGTCTGGCCGCTGGACGAGATCACCCCCGAGGACACCCCCGAGCTCGCCGAGGCGGCCCGGACGGCGCTGCTGCTGCGCGGCGACGAGAACCACTCCGGCCACGGCCATCTGCACCGGGCGCTGGCCGCCGCCCGGCTGGACGACGCGGGCCTGCTCGGGCGACAGCTGGCCCAACTGCTGCTCCGGGACTTCTACTTCCGCTCCCTGATGAGCAGCCACTACCCCGATCGCAACGTCTACAACGCCGACGTCGCCCACGGCCTGCCCGCCGTGCTGATCGAGATGCTGGTCCGCTCCCGCCCGGCGAGCGGGAACCGCCCGGCCCGGATCACCGTCCTCCCCGCGCTGCCCGCCGCCCTCGCGCGGGGCAGTCTGCGCGGCGTACGGACCAGGTCCGGTGCCGTGGTCGAGGAACTCTCCTGGGACGCCGGGCAGGTCGCGGTGGTGCTCCGCTCGGCCACCGACCAGCGGGTCGAGCTGCGGATCGCGCCGCTGCACAAGCGCGAGGGCGAGCTCCTGGAGCTGACCGCCGGTCAGGCCCGAAGGCTGGTGGTGGGCCTGTAG